Proteins encoded together in one Pseudomonadota bacterium window:
- a CDS encoding transporter yields the protein MPVSILIMLLTILTFSGTAFAGRPLITDDTSTQGTGKYLLELSGEYSHDDDEGVTVNKKSITVELDYGIKDNIDLTVSSGYQNFQIDNLGNTSSPEGITDTLIELKWRFYEDKNGLSLAIKPGIFIPTGDYTKGFGGGDVRLGTGEVRYRLYFIGTKEFKHAAFHLNLGYLRNEAMYDARENLLHASFAGEWKITKKFKIVGNIGVDTSPDTDSCIDPVFLLGGFVYSLSDRIDLNLGVKRNLNDPGYDLTFTGGISIKF from the coding sequence ATGCCGGTTAGTATACTCATTATGCTTCTGACCATTCTCACGTTCTCCGGAACCGCCTTTGCCGGACGGCCTTTGATTACCGATGATACAAGCACACAGGGGACAGGAAAATACCTGCTTGAACTGAGCGGAGAATATTCCCATGACGATGATGAAGGTGTAACTGTAAACAAAAAATCAATAACGGTGGAATTAGATTACGGGATTAAAGACAATATCGACCTTACCGTCTCTTCAGGGTATCAGAACTTCCAGATTGATAATTTAGGAAATACAAGCTCACCGGAGGGTATCACTGACACTTTGATAGAATTGAAATGGCGCTTCTACGAAGATAAAAATGGTCTGAGCCTTGCAATTAAACCGGGCATTTTTATTCCCACCGGTGATTATACAAAAGGTTTTGGCGGCGGGGACGTGAGGCTTGGAACCGGAGAGGTGCGATACAGGCTCTATTTCATCGGCACGAAAGAGTTCAAACATGCTGCATTTCATTTGAATCTTGGCTATTTGAGAAATGAGGCCATGTATGATGCGAGAGAGAACCTGTTGCACGCATCCTTTGCAGGGGAATGGAAGATCACTAAAAAATTCAAAATTGTAGGAAATATCGGGGTTGACACAAGCCCTGACACAGACTCCTGCATCGATCCTGTTTTTCTTCTGGGTGGTTTCGTTTACTCACTTTCAGACAGAATTGATCTCAATCTGGGCGTAAAGCGCAACTTGAATGATCCGGGATATGACCTTACCTTTACCGGCGGAATATCAATAAAGTTTTAA
- a CDS encoding acetolactate synthase large subunit gives MNGAEIIIKTAHAAGVEVCFVNAGTTEIPLVAAFDSEPGIRAILGVFEGVCTGAADGYGRMLDKPAMTLLHHGPGFANGIANLHNARRAQTPLLNIIGDHATWHRHADAPLTMDIEALAGSVSGWFKNCNSVEMLSQDVADAIAATMYGRIASLIVPHDLQLSEWRNAKAVSPEFPYDPVDTDTIERAAGFLRSGKKTAVILGGRALRRRGLEAAGHIKAATGCDLFAGSFPGYMERGAGFPDVVRIPYFPEGAIEMLSRYEAVILAGAKEPVAFFGYNGVPSFILGHNQEKVSIGMGKEDVAEAMEYLADLLRAPINTKAMDGIVTKLNRPPLLEGALTSEKACIILAALQPEDAIIVDEGLTSTLSYYSLTAGLPPHSMMTIAGGSIGYGIPCSVGAAIACPDRPVINLQADGSALYTLQGLWTEARESLHVTTLMCSNRSYNILKMELVRAGIESPGKSMQSLIELDNPTIDWVKIAEGFGVPAVTVNTAEGLAKEIGKALAEPGPHLIEMVLNNT, from the coding sequence ATGAACGGCGCTGAAATTATAATAAAAACAGCACACGCGGCAGGTGTTGAGGTATGTTTTGTCAATGCCGGCACTACAGAGATACCACTCGTTGCCGCCTTCGATTCAGAACCCGGGATTCGGGCCATTCTCGGGGTGTTTGAAGGGGTATGTACCGGAGCAGCCGACGGGTATGGCCGGATGCTGGATAAGCCTGCCATGACGCTCCTTCACCATGGGCCGGGTTTTGCCAACGGCATTGCCAACCTCCACAATGCGAGGCGCGCACAGACGCCTCTGCTCAATATTATAGGTGACCATGCAACCTGGCACCGCCATGCTGATGCGCCATTGACAATGGATATTGAAGCGCTGGCAGGCAGTGTGTCCGGATGGTTTAAAAACTGCAATTCTGTCGAAATGTTATCTCAGGATGTGGCTGACGCTATTGCTGCCACGATGTATGGCCGGATAGCCAGCCTGATTGTGCCCCATGACCTCCAATTGAGTGAGTGGAGAAATGCAAAGGCTGTTTCACCGGAGTTTCCCTATGACCCTGTTGATACAGATACAATCGAAAGAGCAGCCGGTTTTTTACGATCCGGAAAGAAGACGGCTGTTATATTAGGCGGGCGGGCGCTGAGAAGGCGAGGTTTGGAGGCTGCGGGTCATATTAAAGCCGCTACCGGATGTGATCTTTTTGCAGGATCATTCCCCGGTTATATGGAGCGAGGCGCAGGGTTTCCGGATGTGGTACGAATTCCCTATTTTCCCGAAGGGGCAATCGAAATGCTGTCCCGGTATGAAGCGGTAATTCTGGCAGGCGCAAAGGAACCGGTCGCTTTCTTTGGCTATAATGGTGTGCCGAGCTTTATCCTGGGGCATAACCAGGAAAAGGTTTCTATCGGTATGGGTAAAGAGGATGTTGCAGAAGCAATGGAATATCTGGCCGACCTCCTGAGGGCCCCAATAAATACGAAGGCTATGGATGGAATAGTAACAAAATTAAATCGCCCGCCACTCCTTGAGGGTGCATTGACATCTGAAAAGGCGTGCATTATCCTCGCTGCATTACAGCCTGAAGATGCAATTATAGTGGATGAAGGACTTACTTCGACATTGTCGTATTACTCCCTTACGGCAGGTTTGCCTCCCCATAGCATGATGACAATAGCAGGAGGCTCCATTGGCTATGGGATCCCTTGCTCTGTTGGTGCAGCCATTGCCTGCCCGGACAGACCTGTGATCAATCTTCAGGCTGATGGAAGCGCCTTATACACTTTACAGGGCCTCTGGACTGAAGCGCGGGAATCTTTACATGTAACAACGCTCATGTGCTCAAACAGGAGTTATAATATTTTAAAGATGGAACTTGTGCGTGCAGGTATCGAATCACCCGGTAAAAGCATGCAATCGCTTATCGAGCTTGATAATCCGACCATCGACTGGGTAAAAATAGCAGAAGGATTCGGTGTTCCGGCCGTAACTGTCAATACGGCAGAAGGACTGGCAAAAGAGATTGGTAAGGCCTTGGCTGAACCGGGACCTCATTTAATTGAGATGGTTTTGAATAATACTTGA
- a CDS encoding DUF5329 family protein, with protein sequence MNRNFIIIAIAIVLAATMVLAEDMRPQKNTDETIAYLLAFVAKSDYTFIRNGQSYTGKQASYHMNTKRQYFKDKIVTPEDFIRLAATESVQTGKPYLIRTEEGKESRCDEWMKQVLEEYRKTRKNN encoded by the coding sequence ATGAACAGAAACTTCATTATTATTGCCATCGCAATTGTTCTTGCTGCGACTATGGTCCTTGCCGAAGATATGAGACCTCAGAAAAATACAGACGAGACAATTGCTTATCTGCTGGCTTTCGTTGCCAAATCCGATTATACCTTTATTCGGAACGGTCAATCCTACACTGGCAAACAGGCATCATATCACATGAATACCAAGCGTCAGTATTTCAAGGATAAGATCGTAACCCCCGAAGATTTTATCCGGCTTGCTGCCACTGAGAGCGTTCAGACAGGTAAACCATACCTGATCAGGACGGAGGAAGGAAAAGAATCACGTTGTGACGAGTGGATGAAGCAGGTCCTGGAGGAGTACAGAAAAACCAGGAAAAACAATTAA
- a CDS encoding sensor domain-containing diguanylate cyclase codes for MARAIAEDQNNNFYTELLCENSTAALILCDSSETIIYCNQAFLNIFNFKKRKDVIGKTLSIIHTSGESYRSFLKKLHHAVQVRKPLIFEWELSKKDKSSFHCEINVKTVEDDKKSIAYSVLTIKDILRWKKHETELAHKTTHDLLTGFPNRILFSDRLALALIHAQRNRERLAVLFFDLDAFKDVNYKFGYNVGDLLLKETGKILTKYLRKGDTIGRFGDDEYVILLPGIIRKENAAQVAEKLLQAFHSPLSIDGYELSITASIGISIFPEDGETCEELVKNADIAMFFVKNMGRDSFKFYSAVTT; via the coding sequence ATGGCAAGGGCCATCGCAGAAGACCAAAACAACAATTTTTATACGGAATTGCTATGCGAAAACAGCACAGCGGCGCTCATCCTTTGCGACAGTTCAGAAACGATCATTTACTGCAACCAGGCCTTTTTAAATATATTCAATTTTAAAAAACGCAAAGATGTCATCGGCAAAACCCTCTCTATCATACACACTTCCGGAGAAAGCTACAGATCATTTCTCAAAAAACTTCACCATGCGGTACAAGTAAGAAAACCACTCATATTTGAATGGGAATTATCGAAAAAGGACAAATCATCCTTCCATTGCGAAATCAATGTAAAGACCGTAGAAGACGATAAAAAATCAATTGCCTACTCTGTCCTGACGATCAAAGACATTTTACGCTGGAAAAAACACGAGACGGAACTTGCGCATAAGACAACCCACGATCTTCTTACAGGTTTTCCCAATCGTATCCTGTTTAGTGACCGTCTCGCTTTAGCCCTTATCCATGCCCAGCGCAACAGAGAAAGGCTTGCAGTGCTCTTTTTTGATCTCGATGCCTTTAAAGACGTTAATTACAAATTCGGGTATAATGTGGGGGATCTCCTCCTGAAGGAAACAGGCAAAATATTAACAAAGTATCTGCGAAAAGGCGATACCATTGGACGTTTTGGCGATGACGAATACGTTATATTGTTACCGGGCATTATCAGAAAAGAAAATGCTGCCCAGGTTGCAGAGAAACTTCTTCAGGCATTCCATTCCCCTTTATCTATTGATGGATATGAGCTTTCCATTACGGCCAGTATTGGCATTTCAATATTCCCTGAAGATGGTGAGACTTGCGAGGAGCTTGTAAAAAACGCAGACATCGCCATGTTTTTTGTGAAAAATATGGGGCGGGACAGCTTTAAGTTTTACTCAGCAGTAACAACGTAG
- a CDS encoding glycosyltransferase family 39 protein produces MTDKKNDMLKYLILLLIVAIPLFSLGISNHGLWTADEPRVAEIGREMAETGNWAVPTLNRKPFLEEPPLYYGTLALTFKAFGVSDKVVRIPSAVFAFTSVLVIFFTANLLFGSRVALLSGLILATTGEYFRVAHWVIVDGALTFFVMCAMGLFIAGYLSGSNRRKLLCYVLLYVSCTFAFYTKGFIGIVIPGLTILVFLAVERNLRELFKMRLWLGVLIFIIMTLPWFVALWQQAGMEHLKVFFVHNHLQRFLPAGMAGSISGSVSGHHSPFYYYLTGFPTGFLPWSILLVPVFYYAFSKPGQLNTANAASQKGRLFAKCWFLSGIIFLSIASTKRTLYLMPIFTPMAMLTAAYINSTMTPQGLNRVGKVFLWAFDVFLLIIGLALMPAYFSMKKVFLTGVSGNFFAAVLVVSILVTAISLAGVWCLYRGNLKKYWISINLSIIIVLLFALIAIVPILDGHKSFVPFSRQVMATVPADQPLYAYQPDETLRGAVPFYTGRYVIEIEELGNDLLKKEEPFFIMIRDKKDEMEKKLLSTGKFSVLVKQEMGTDRTLVLLSNKQYRKP; encoded by the coding sequence ATGACCGATAAAAAGAATGATATGCTAAAATATTTGATACTGCTTTTAATTGTAGCGATCCCGCTCTTTTCTCTGGGTATTTCCAACCACGGACTCTGGACAGCCGATGAGCCGAGGGTTGCGGAGATTGGCCGGGAAATGGCAGAAACAGGCAACTGGGCCGTTCCGACGTTGAACCGGAAGCCCTTTCTTGAAGAGCCTCCTCTCTACTATGGAACTCTGGCGCTCACTTTCAAGGCCTTCGGGGTTTCCGATAAAGTGGTGCGAATCCCATCCGCCGTCTTCGCTTTCACATCTGTTCTCGTTATTTTCTTCACGGCAAATCTCCTCTTTGGTTCGAGGGTTGCCCTCCTCTCCGGACTTATCCTTGCCACAACCGGGGAATACTTCCGGGTAGCCCATTGGGTCATAGTAGATGGCGCTCTTACATTCTTTGTTATGTGCGCCATGGGTCTTTTTATTGCAGGATATCTTTCCGGGAGTAACAGGAGGAAGCTTCTCTGTTACGTCCTCCTCTATGTGTCATGTACATTTGCCTTCTACACGAAAGGATTCATCGGCATCGTCATACCCGGACTGACCATCCTCGTCTTTCTGGCAGTAGAAAGAAATCTCAGGGAACTTTTTAAGATGCGGCTGTGGCTTGGTGTCCTTATTTTCATTATTATGACCCTTCCCTGGTTTGTTGCTCTCTGGCAGCAGGCCGGTATGGAACATCTCAAGGTCTTCTTCGTGCATAACCATCTGCAGCGGTTCCTTCCTGCCGGCATGGCCGGGAGCATTTCCGGAAGTGTATCGGGGCACCACAGCCCTTTCTACTACTACCTCACAGGGTTTCCGACCGGTTTTCTCCCCTGGAGTATCCTGCTTGTGCCGGTTTTTTATTATGCCTTTTCAAAACCCGGTCAATTAAATACTGCCAATGCTGCATCGCAAAAAGGCCGTCTATTCGCGAAATGCTGGTTCCTTTCAGGCATCATCTTTCTGAGTATTGCGTCGACGAAACGGACGCTTTATCTCATGCCTATCTTCACGCCTATGGCCATGCTCACCGCAGCCTATATCAATTCCACTATGACACCCCAGGGGCTGAACAGGGTCGGAAAGGTCTTCCTCTGGGCTTTTGATGTGTTTTTACTTATCATAGGCCTTGCTCTGATGCCCGCCTATTTCTCTATGAAGAAGGTGTTCCTCACCGGTGTCTCCGGTAATTTCTTCGCTGCGGTCCTTGTTGTTTCCATACTTGTCACGGCAATCTCTCTTGCAGGGGTCTGGTGCCTTTACCGTGGGAATCTCAAAAAATACTGGATTTCAATCAATCTCTCGATCATTATTGTGCTGCTCTTTGCCCTGATAGCCATAGTTCCCATCCTGGATGGTCACAAGAGCTTCGTTCCTTTCTCCCGTCAGGTCATGGCTACCGTACCAGCCGATCAGCCGCTTTATGCCTATCAGCCCGATGAAACCTTGCGGGGCGCTGTACCTTTCTACACAGGGCGTTACGTCATTGAAATTGAGGAACTCGGGAATGATCTTCTCAAAAAAGAAGAACCTTTCTTTATCATGATCAGGGATAAGAAAGACGAAATGGAAAAGAAATTATTGTCCACAGGCAAGTTCTCTGTTCTGGTGAAGCAAGAGATGGGAACAGACCGGACACTCGTGCTTCTCTCAAACAAACAATACAGAAAACCGTAA